The following nucleotide sequence is from Cucumis melo cultivar AY chromosome 1, USDA_Cmelo_AY_1.0, whole genome shotgun sequence.
TTAGGCCCAGAAAGCGATGGGGAGTCCACAGAAATCACCCACCGTGAAGAATCATAAATCAATGCGTTCGCAAAAGTCTTCAATTCGTTGACTGCCTCTTTGCCCTACACCCACCCAGTTTTAACCAATATCACCGCCACTTTGCCTTCTCCAGCTTTCAGGTTCTCTCCTTAAGCGAATCCAATTCCTAAGGGCTAGGGCTTTCGTTCTTCACAATTTGTAAGCTCAATTCATTTTTCTCTCTTGCTTTTATGCTTTTCTTTATTCAATTTCCCATATAACACTCTCGATTTCGAATTCATATTTGCGCAGTTCCGTATTCTGCTTGGTtgtgaggtttttttttttcttttcttttttcattttttaattcttcGGATCCAGAAAGTTTTGAGTATTTTTTCCTGTTTTAAATCTCTTCAATTTCAACGAGTTTATTGCggggggattttttttttcgaatTTTTCGCTATTCTTCCCAATTCGggaaattcaatttatttgacTATGGTTCTTCGATGAAGCTCTCATAATGGCTGACGAGGTGGAGTATCGCTGCTTTATTGGCGGCCTTTCTTGGTCAACATCTGACAGAGGTCTGAAAGAGGCGTTTGAAAAGTTTGGGCATCTTGTCGAGGCCAAGGTAtctgatttgtttttttttttttttcccttgaTCCTTTCTCCTGTAATGcgatttttcattttatatttttattttaatagataTTGTTTGTCATTGGTTCTTTCTATTTTGTCCTGTcgttctttctttttgtaatagAAAAAGGGAAAATGTACTACTTGAATGACAATGCTTCTATTGATTAATGTTTACAGATAGAGATGTGAGAAATGTAATGTTGGTACTTGTTGAATTTGATAATTTTGGATGATAGCGTGCTTAAGGAATTTCCATAGTCACCTGTTCGATTTTGATAATGCACCACCATTTCACAGGTAGTTGTCGACAAATTTTCTGGACGTTCCCGTGGTTTTGGATTTGTCACTTTTGATGAGAAAAAAGCTATGGATGAGGCAATCAAAGCCATGAATGGAATGGATTTAGATGGCCGGAGCATTACAGTTGATAAGGCTCAACCAAACCAAGGTTCTGGTAGAGATCATGATGGTGACCGTCCACGTGGTGGTCGTGATCATGATCGCGATCGAGGTCGTGATTTTGGTGGTGCACGTGGATCTAACAGTGGAGATTGCTTTAAATGTGGGAAACCTGGACATTTTGCTAGGGAATGTCCCAGTGAAGGTGGTAGAGGAGGTAGGTATGGAGGTAGGGATGACAAATATGGTGGTGGTGGCGGCGGTGGTGGTGGCGGCAGTGGTCGATATGGTCCGGACCGAAATGGAGATAGATTTGGTGGGCGCAATAGGAGTACTGGTGATCGAGGAGGTTCGGGAAGTGATCGATATAGCCGTGACCGCTCTGGTCCATATGAGCGACGTGGTTCTGGTGGTTTTCGTTCTGGATAGTATGGTGACTTTCCTTGTAGGGTGTGTACCTCAACTCAACTTTACTGGTTCTTTGCGGCTGCTTTGTACTGATGACTTGTACTGTCTCCCCATTAAATGCAGCCAGCTTACATGGTGGGATCTTGCCGTTATGTACTGCACAGTGTTAATGTTTCTGTCTACAGGTTGTCTCTCGTACAGTTCAGAGTTCTGAAGTGCAGAGCTTGACGTTAATGTTGAGATGTTTGTGTTCCTATGTGATGAATTTGGTATCTTGCTACAGTGGTGTGGTGTCTAATGTGTTCTTGACATATTCATTCAAACCTGGTTTTATGATCTTTAAGTGCCCATTGTAGCTGCTGCATAACTTGTGACACACACACAGGGAATTTCAATAACTGCTGCACCatttcattttgaaaaaaaatttcttttagaATACAACTAGACCTGGTTTTTGATATTGGATGGGTATTGACCATTGAGAGGACCTTGGCTTTTGATAAGCTGCAACTAGAGATTTGTGTCCTGACTTGGAAACTTTGAAGTGAAATCTCCTTTTCAGAACGTTGGTTCCTATTGTCTTATAAATTCCACATGAGTTTACAGGTAATTACTCATCCTTCTATTGCGTTGCTGTCCTAATATGGCATATCATCTATGTATGGTGTTATATTGATGTTGTGAACTTCTTGGCAGCATCCTTCCTTTTTATGGTCTTATTGGGTGCATAGTACAGTTTCTTGTTAATTGGGCGCTTTAAACTTAAAAACTTACCAAAGCCTTTGGGATGCTCAAGCAATTTTGCAAATAAACACACTTAATCTTCAAATACGTCCTGCTGGCTTATGGTTGAGGGGTATTTCATGTGCTAAAATGCTCGGCAAGTTGTGTTTGGACCATCTTTTGCACTTACGGTTCTATTTCCACTTTGTTCTTGTTGGGGGAGACTTTTGATGTGTTCGTTCTTGCCTGTTGTGGATCTCTACTTGTTCTTGGTTTTGTTTGCGGAGATTAATTCAGATGTGTGATTCTCTGTGCATCCAAGGTTTTCATTCAAAGTTTATTTGGAGTTTCTATAATGATCGTCCCCCTTTCTTCACCATCTGGATCAGTTTGGTTTCAAATCCATTGATTGTTCTTTCTCTTCTCCAAATGTGATCAAAGGACCCGTTTCGCGTCTTCTGTAATTTTTACTCATATGTATCTCAATTTTTCATCCTTGTTTGCTGCCATGATGAATGTGTTACAACAATTAATGTTTAGCAATTATATTTTGAACTTctttgacttttttttctttttttttttct
It contains:
- the LOC103495449 gene encoding glycine-rich RNA-binding protein RZ1A, coding for MADEVEYRCFIGGLSWSTSDRGLKEAFEKFGHLVEAKVVVDKFSGRSRGFGFVTFDEKKAMDEAIKAMNGMDLDGRSITVDKAQPNQGSGRDHDGDRPRGGRDHDRDRGRDFGGARGSNSGDCFKCGKPGHFARECPSEGGRGGRYGGRDDKYGGGGGGGGGGSGRYGPDRNGDRFGGRNRSTGDRGGSGSDRYSRDRSGPYERRGSGGFRSG